The Vidua chalybeata isolate OUT-0048 chromosome 17, bVidCha1 merged haplotype, whole genome shotgun sequence genome has a segment encoding these proteins:
- the OCSTAMP gene encoding osteoclast stimulatory transmembrane protein has product MESFGASVGRLTATGMRARVYCEEFLFPKVHRTMADLWWIYSKPVPADGRELWTLFLQCSCITAVIGGLFYNWMFVSLEYSWHLSVAMAISFSLLLLLTLLLVHPARCVFSMIMPTLGTKQGRKLLFSTCIMIAVVNITPNIISNIKTILQVIQCICKNSSDSLLNSTALLEKVSWEFGDAVQEAIPSMYKPMNGHFRFSLLQNSSLIYQKMHLTGEKISREFLSVEVLVKDSVRVANRLAAGFFMLYLCFESSWYLKNYLTNLRFDNFYITKKLERLAVDRRAAHLLVGSSKKLIRPTGLKLSREEVVLCLVQAMLVTVALMLMLVVVAMDHFAFSVADTAVRKAAQFPAVPVALSIKYKVEVGILPFLFKIFWRPSEALLLRDFNRTYQHHLIFSSAHCRISPPRPPSPSVLLVVGLLFCILYATVFLETYARRLCRRIAASFFQSWEEKRVLHLYRKLSRRHRKEQNSVKGALGSQGDV; this is encoded by the exons ATGGAGAGTTTTGGGGCAAGTGTGGGGCGCCTCACTGCCACTGG GATGAGAGCCCGTGTTTACTGTGAAGAGTTTCTGTTCCCAAAGGTGCACAGAACTATGGCAGACCTGTGGTGGATTTACTCCAAACCTGTCCCAGCAGATGGCAGAGAGCTATGGACCTTGTTTCTGCAGTGTTCCTGCATTACAGCAGTGATAGGTGGCCTCTTTTACAACTGGATGTTTGTTTCCCTGGAGTACTCCTGGCACCTCTCCGTTGCCATGGCCATCTCCTTCagcctgctccttctcctgacTCTCCTTTTGGTGCATCCTGCCCGTTGTGTCTTCAGCATGATCATGCCCACGTTAGGCACCAAGCAGGGCCGGAAGCTTCTCTTCTCGACCTGCATCATGATCGCAGTGGTGAACATAACACCCAACATCATAAGCAACATTAAAACCATACTGCAGGTCATTCAGTGCATCTGCAAGAATTCCTCTGACAGCCTTCTGAACTCAACTGCCCTGCTAGAGAAAGTTTCCTGGGAGTTTGGGGATGCAGTCCAAGAAGCCATTCCTTCCATGTATAAGCCTATGAATGGACATTTTCGCTTTTCATTACTTCAGAACAGCTCCTTGATTTACCAAAAAATGCACCTCACTGGTGAGAAAATTAGCAGAGAGTTCTTGTCTGTTGAGGTACTGGTCAAAGACTCTGTACGAGTAGCCAACAGACTGGCTGCTGGTTTCTTCATGCTCTATCTCTGTTTTGAGTCCAGCTGgtatttgaaaaattatctcACCAACCTCCGCTTTGACAATTTTTACATCACCAAGAAGCTGGAACGTTTAGCCGTGGACAGAAGGGCAGCTCATCTCCTGGTGGGCTCATCCAAAAAACTCATCCGACCAACAGGCTTGAAGCTGTCCAGGGAAGAAGTGGTGCTGTGCCTCGTGCAAGCCATGCTGGTCACGGTGGCCCTGATGCTGATGCTGGTGGTGGTGGCCATGGACCACTTTGCGTTCAGCGTGGCAGACACGGCGGTGAGAAAGGCAGCTCAGTTCCCCGCCGTGCCCGTCGCTCTCAGCATCAAATACAAG GTTGAAGTAGGGATCCTGCCCTTCCTATTCAAAATTTTCTGGCGTCCCTCTGAGGCATTACTGCTCAGGGACTTCAACAGGACCTACCAGCATCACCTGATCTTCAGCTCTGCCCACTGCAGGATCAGCCCCCCCAggcctcccagcccctctgtgctgctcgTTGTGGGGCTGCTCTTCTGCATCCTCTACGCCACCGTGTTCCTGGAAACCTACGCACGGCGCCTGTGCCGGAGAATCGCTGCCTCCTTCttccagagctgggaggagaagAGAGTGCTTCACCTCTACAGGAAACTGTCCCGGAGGCACAGGAAGGAGCAAAACTCTGTGAAGGGTGCTTTGGGAAGTCAGGGGGATGTCTGA